Within the Plasmodium cynomolgi strain B DNA, scaffold: 0216, whole genome shotgun sequence genome, the region TTTATTGAAGGTAAAATTACCGATAATTATTGTAGTTATGTTAATTACTGGTTAAATGAAGAAGCCAGGAAGAGGTATCCTCTTATAAATAAGTTTGATTTTGATATTTTCCTTAAATTTGTAGTTAATTTCAATAAGGAAAAATCTGGTAAGGAAGATGATACATGCTATAGCTATATAGAATACCTAACTTATGTTGTATATAAGAGAATGGAAAtcttatacaatttttatacattctATGATAATCTTATATCATCCAATGAATCGGTTCGTAATGATGCATGtgaaaaacttttatataatattcgCGTTTATAATGATATTATAAACGATTATTATGATAATCACCGAgatttatattataagaTAACACACGTTAAAGATTTAATTGTAAGTTTCTTATCTAATTCTTCTTCGACATGTCCAATATATGCAAATTTCTGGGTACCAAAGAATTTTTTGCTGGatgaacaattaaaaaaggagaaagaacaAAGAGAAGCTttagaaagggaaaaagaacaaaaggaagCTTTAAGAATGAAGCAATTAGAAAGTGAAACATCattaaaaagtataataaatcaaaatataaaatccCGAAGCGGGAttgaacaaatggaaaaactgATGAGGACTTAGAAGCAGGATTTACCCAAGGGCATAGCCGAATGGGAGTAGAACTAGAAGATTTAAGAGAATCGAAAATTTTACATGGACAaaaacatgcacatgtattaAGTTATCCAGTAGGACCACATAATTTAGGTAATTTAGCACATTTTGAAGGTAAATATAAGGATCAATCAGAAGGAATAATTAGGAAAACAGAAAATGCAGGAATATCTAAAGATAGTTCATTTATGAGCTCAGGAATAGCAGGTTCTATTACTGATTTTATAAGTGATGTTGATCCTGTACCTGTAGTTGGTGTGTCTGGTGGGATGGGGgctttatatttacttttaaaggtattaaatgttttaaaattataagcataagtatatattaaataaaaaaaaaatatatttatcatataattataatttaagctctttaaattttcttcttaataCTAGTATACACCAATTGGATCCTTCtttggaggaggaagaagacaaaTGCGTCAAATTCGTAGAAATGTTGAAGGACTTCCACCAGGAGTATTcccaaatttttatgaatatgaTGGTAGTTACATTGGATATGCTCCAATGAATATACCTTATACGGGGGAATAGGTAATGCTGCGTTAcattatcataaaatataagtttatttaaaatataatcatcaaaataagaatcaatataaaaaataattactctatttaataaaatcaaaattatCTATGGAgtacacacatttttaaaatcataactaagtattattatattcattatgtaaattttccgaattcatcatttatatagatatattattacaaag harbors:
- a CDS encoding hypothetical protein (putative), whose protein sequence is YLAYNNYRNVIKEYDKYKRLYDKKYRFEGIINDLKEERGKLNFPEEIFDKLHKLLRNDHVFIEGKITDNYCSYVNYWLNEEARKRYPLINKFDFDIFLKFVVNFNKEKSGKEDDTCYSYIEYLTYVVYKRMEILYNFYTFYDNLISSNESVRNDACEKLLYNIRVYNDIINDYYDNHRDLYYKITHVKDLIVSFLSNSSSTCPIYANFWVPKNFLLDEQLKKEKEQREALEREKEQKEALRMKQLESETSLKSIINQNIKSRSGIEQMEKLMRT